One window of the Pedobacter ginsengisoli genome contains the following:
- a CDS encoding metallophosphoesterase family protein, translating to MRIGICTDLHQDLIKDGEKRLQSFITEMNQAKPDFIIQMGDFCIPKEKNKNLMEIWNQFTGPKYHVIGNHDTDGGFTHDQVVDFWSAKGKYYSFDTNGYHFVVLNGNERPEGDTSKGYPRSINAAQIKWMKQDLEATSLPTIVFCHQGIDNDQDGLKEGALIRLIFERVNQKAGFHKVQFVFSGHHHEDYHNIYNGTNYVQINSISYQFTHPVKGYDFAHTKEPLWALLTIHTNGTAEIKGRKSEYMGQEASQNDPEYNGYPNVPYISDRVIKV from the coding sequence GTGCGTATAGGGATTTGCACAGACCTTCATCAAGACCTGATAAAGGATGGCGAAAAAAGACTACAATCGTTCATCACCGAAATGAACCAGGCAAAACCTGACTTCATTATTCAAATGGGAGATTTTTGCATCCCTAAGGAAAAGAACAAAAACCTAATGGAGATATGGAACCAATTTACCGGACCAAAATACCACGTAATAGGAAACCATGATACCGATGGCGGTTTTACACATGATCAGGTAGTTGATTTTTGGAGCGCCAAAGGCAAATATTATTCTTTTGATACCAATGGCTATCATTTTGTTGTGCTAAATGGCAATGAAAGACCAGAGGGAGACACCTCTAAAGGATACCCGAGATCGATAAACGCAGCCCAGATAAAATGGATGAAACAAGATCTGGAAGCAACCAGCTTACCTACAATTGTGTTTTGCCACCAGGGTATAGACAATGATCAGGATGGCTTAAAAGAAGGCGCACTAATTCGGCTCATATTTGAAAGAGTCAACCAAAAAGCAGGCTTCCACAAAGTTCAGTTTGTTTTTAGCGGCCACCACCACGAAGATTACCACAATATTTATAACGGCACTAATTATGTGCAGATCAATAGTATCTCCTATCAGTTTACCCACCCGGTTAAAGGATATGATTTTGCACACACCAAAGAGCCCCTATGGGCGCTTTTAACAATTCACACCAATGGCACCGCCGAAATAAAAGGCCGTAAATCTGAATACATGGGACAGGAAGCCAGTCAAAACGATCCCGAGTACAACGGATACCCTAATGTACCATATATCTCAGATAGGGTAATTAAAGTTTAA
- a CDS encoding alkaline phosphatase family protein encodes MKTKLLVFVLVFMTAIASSFAQKGKTKNVILISIDGYRWQEIFKGADSSLLFSKKYRKQDSTELVKKYWAATANERRQKLMPFFWNTIAKQGQLYGNRDLKNYVNVKNKYWFSYPGRSETLCGYYDPAINSNSYPDNPNENVLEFINKQKGYQNKVVTFAGWDAVASIVNRNRNKMPLNNPYEVVKGANLTEAQKLANEIQDCLPDYFGKSVRFDLTTYAIAKTYIAANHPKLVYIDFVDPDDFGHSGEYDSFLDAGHYLDKMIASLWASLQADPFYKDNTTIMICPDHGRGIDKGWVSHGSGTAHSNETWLAVIGPDTPAKGEMNAEGQIYQEQFAQTLAHFLGFKFTANHPVGDRVETVTLLK; translated from the coding sequence ATGAAAACAAAATTACTTGTGTTTGTGTTGGTTTTTATGACTGCAATTGCCTCTTCGTTTGCCCAAAAGGGTAAGACAAAAAATGTGATCCTTATTTCTATTGATGGGTACAGATGGCAGGAAATTTTTAAGGGAGCTGACTCTTCTCTATTGTTCTCAAAAAAATACCGTAAGCAGGATTCAACAGAGCTGGTTAAAAAGTATTGGGCGGCTACTGCAAATGAGCGCAGGCAAAAGCTGATGCCTTTTTTCTGGAATACTATTGCTAAACAAGGACAGTTATATGGAAACCGCGACCTAAAAAACTACGTGAACGTAAAAAATAAATATTGGTTTTCTTATCCCGGCAGGAGCGAAACCCTGTGTGGTTACTATGATCCGGCAATTAATTCGAATAGTTACCCGGATAATCCTAATGAAAACGTACTTGAATTTATCAATAAACAAAAAGGTTATCAAAATAAGGTGGTGACTTTTGCCGGTTGGGATGCAGTGGCAAGCATAGTAAACCGTAATAGAAACAAAATGCCTTTAAATAATCCTTACGAAGTAGTGAAAGGGGCAAATTTAACAGAAGCTCAAAAACTTGCGAATGAAATTCAGGACTGTTTGCCGGATTATTTCGGTAAATCGGTGCGCTTTGATTTAACAACTTATGCTATTGCTAAAACCTATATTGCAGCGAATCATCCTAAATTAGTCTATATAGATTTTGTTGATCCTGATGATTTTGGACATTCAGGAGAATATGACTCTTTCCTGGATGCCGGTCATTATCTGGATAAAATGATTGCAAGTCTTTGGGCAAGTCTTCAGGCTGATCCATTCTATAAGGATAATACTACAATTATGATTTGTCCGGATCATGGTCGTGGTATTGATAAAGGCTGGGTAAGCCACGGATCTGGAACAGCTCACTCAAACGAAACATGGTTGGCTGTTATAGGTCCTGATACGCCGGCAAAAGGAGAAATGAATGCTGAGGGGCAGATTTATCAGGAGCAGTTTGCGCAAACATTAGCTCATTTTCTAGGCTTTAAGTTCACTGCCAATCATCCGGTAGGTGACAGAGTAGAAACAGTTACTTTGCTTAAATAA
- a CDS encoding metallophosphoesterase — MKRRISVLPLAIIAILLFVLNWYVLSGIRTISSTPFTTPLFWGFITLTTVALIYSIIRMRDNGMDLLFKVTTHVFLILFVTEVIFSAFLLLGDVYRLITQVPRNIHWVEFALLVVLLVILIFIYGIVKGKYAYRVIKHTLFFDDLPSNFDGFTITQISDVHAGSFKNPTAVQKGINLTKAQNSDLFVFTGDLVNNKAEEIKPWIDHFKQVKAPYGQFSVLGNHDYGDYIPWKNEAEKSANLEQLKEYHKELGYKLLLDEEVTLHKGEQKIILAGVENWGIGFGERGDLNKALAGSETNDFKILLSHDPSHWEAEVVKHPSKVHLTLSGHTHGMQFGIEAFGIKWSPVKYRYAHWAGITSKNGRFLNINRGFGFLGFSGRIGIWPEITVIELKRSPKIN; from the coding sequence ATGAAGAGAAGAATCAGTGTTTTGCCACTCGCTATTATAGCAATCCTGCTTTTTGTTTTGAACTGGTATGTGCTTTCGGGCATCAGAACAATAAGCTCAACTCCGTTCACTACCCCACTTTTCTGGGGTTTTATTACACTTACAACAGTCGCCCTTATTTATTCCATTATAAGAATGCGCGACAATGGAATGGATTTACTCTTTAAAGTAACCACCCACGTTTTCCTGATCCTGTTTGTTACCGAAGTCATATTTTCTGCATTTCTTCTTTTAGGTGATGTATACAGGCTAATAACACAAGTGCCAAGAAACATACATTGGGTAGAATTTGCTCTTTTGGTTGTCCTGCTGGTGATTTTGATATTTATTTACGGCATAGTTAAAGGGAAATATGCCTACAGAGTAATTAAACATACTTTATTTTTTGATGATCTACCCTCAAATTTTGATGGCTTCACCATCACACAAATCTCTGATGTACATGCAGGAAGCTTTAAAAATCCGACAGCAGTACAAAAAGGCATTAACCTGACTAAAGCACAAAATTCTGATCTGTTTGTGTTTACGGGCGACCTGGTAAACAACAAAGCCGAAGAAATTAAACCCTGGATAGATCATTTCAAACAAGTAAAAGCACCATACGGACAGTTCTCCGTTCTGGGAAATCATGATTATGGCGACTACATCCCCTGGAAAAACGAAGCAGAAAAAAGCGCAAACCTGGAGCAGCTAAAAGAATACCATAAAGAGTTAGGCTACAAACTACTACTTGACGAAGAGGTAACCTTACATAAAGGCGAGCAAAAAATAATACTTGCAGGAGTAGAAAACTGGGGAATAGGCTTTGGCGAAAGAGGAGACTTAAACAAAGCTTTGGCAGGTAGCGAAACCAATGATTTTAAAATATTACTTTCACATGATCCATCACACTGGGAAGCAGAGGTAGTAAAACACCCTTCAAAAGTACACCTCACCCTAAGCGGACACACTCACGGTATGCAATTTGGCATTGAAGCATTTGGCATCAAATGGAGCCCTGTAAAGTACCGCTACGCACATTGGGCAGGGATAACAAGTAAAAATGGACGGTTCTTAAACATCAACAGAGGCTTTGGTTTCCTTGGCTTTTCGGGCAGAATTGGAATATGGCCAGAGATAACTGTAATAGAATTGAAAAGATCGCCCAAAATAAATTAA